From a region of the Flavobacterium sediminilitoris genome:
- the argB gene encoding acetylglutamate kinase, which produces MSNQKVLIIKIGGNSIDNVEELNLFIETIATIQTPFILVHGGGKLATDLAEKLNIPQQLIEGRRITDAETIKIATMVYAGYINKNIVALLQKNNKNSIGLSGVDANLIQTTKRVHPTIDYGFVGDLNENSMNTDFIENLIRFGLTPVVNAITHNGNGQLLNTNADSIANALAVSLASKYEVSLLYCFEKKGVLLHPNDDNSVIQTLNLEQFKQLKKEGVISKGMLPKLDNCFNALQNGVATIAVLKATNVLSFLNNTSNEYTKIIK; this is translated from the coding sequence ATGAGTAATCAAAAGGTTTTAATTATAAAAATAGGTGGTAATAGTATTGATAATGTAGAGGAATTAAATCTTTTTATCGAAACTATTGCTACTATTCAAACTCCTTTTATTTTGGTTCATGGTGGTGGAAAATTAGCTACTGATTTAGCTGAAAAACTAAATATTCCACAACAATTAATTGAAGGCCGACGTATTACAGATGCAGAAACTATTAAAATTGCAACAATGGTTTATGCAGGTTATATCAATAAAAACATTGTGGCTTTATTGCAAAAAAATAATAAAAACAGCATTGGATTATCGGGTGTTGATGCTAATTTGATACAAACTACAAAAAGAGTTCATCCCACAATTGATTATGGATTTGTAGGCGATTTAAATGAGAATAGTATGAATACTGATTTTATTGAAAATCTAATACGTTTTGGATTAACACCTGTTGTAAATGCAATTACACACAATGGAAACGGTCAATTATTAAATACAAATGCCGATTCTATTGCAAATGCTTTAGCTGTTAGTTTAGCATCAAAATATGAAGTATCTTTATTGTACTGTTTTGAAAAAAAAGGTGTTTTATTACATCCTAATGATGATAACTCAGTTATTCAAACCCTAAATCTTGAACAATTTAAACAATTAAAAAAAGAAGGTGTCATTTCTAAAGGAATGCTACCTAAGCTTGATAATTGCTTCAACGCCTTACAAAACGGAGTTGCAACAATAGCAGTTTTAAAAGCAACAAATGTTTTGAGTTTTTTAAATAATACATCAAATGAATACACCAAAATCATCAAATAG
- a CDS encoding M20 family metallo-hydrolase — MNTPKSSNSTAINLYEIAISLLKQLIATPSFSKSEDETATIIKDFFKSHEIPTHRSMNNIWAYNKYYDASKPTILLNSHHDTVKPNTGYTLNPFEPIEKDGKLFGLGSNDAGGALVSLICTFLNFYEKENLNYNLIITATAEEEISGVNGVESIYKELGKIDFAIVGEPTEMNLAIAEKGLLVLDCEASGTSSHAAHPNEDNAILNAIKDIHWFTQYKFDRISPILGEVKMTPTIINSGSQHNVVPNSCQFTVDVRTNELYSNEEVYHLVKENVQSKVTARSLRLNSSSIPMDHPYVKAGLAIGRTYYGSPTSSDQAVIPCPSLKMGPGLSTRSHSSDEFIYTNEIKEAIEIYISILTKIL; from the coding sequence ATGAATACACCAAAATCATCAAATAGCACCGCTATTAATTTATATGAAATTGCTATTTCGCTCTTAAAACAGTTAATAGCAACCCCTTCTTTTAGTAAAAGCGAAGATGAGACAGCAACTATTATAAAAGATTTTTTTAAATCTCATGAGATTCCAACTCATCGTAGTATGAATAACATTTGGGCTTATAATAAATATTATGATGCTTCAAAACCTACTATTTTATTAAATTCTCATCATGATACTGTGAAACCAAATACGGGTTATACTCTAAATCCATTTGAGCCAATTGAAAAAGATGGAAAATTATTTGGTCTAGGTAGTAATGATGCTGGTGGTGCTTTGGTTAGTTTAATTTGTACTTTTTTAAATTTCTATGAGAAAGAAAATTTAAACTACAACCTCATCATAACTGCAACTGCAGAAGAAGAAATTTCAGGTGTAAACGGTGTTGAATCGATTTATAAAGAATTAGGGAAAATTGACTTTGCTATTGTAGGTGAACCAACCGAAATGAATTTGGCTATAGCTGAAAAAGGATTATTGGTTTTAGATTGTGAAGCTTCTGGTACTTCTTCTCATGCTGCACATCCTAATGAAGATAATGCTATTTTAAATGCGATAAAAGATATTCATTGGTTTACCCAATATAAATTTGATAGAATTTCGCCTATTTTAGGAGAAGTTAAAATGACTCCAACAATTATTAATAGTGGTTCGCAACATAATGTAGTTCCGAATTCGTGCCAATTTACAGTTGATGTTCGTACCAATGAATTGTATTCAAATGAAGAAGTGTATCATTTGGTAAAAGAAAACGTACAATCAAAAGTAACAGCTCGTTCTTTACGATTGAACTCCTCTTCTATTCCAATGGATCATCCTTATGTGAAAGCTGGTTTAGCCATTGGAAGAACGTATTATGGCTCTCCAACTTCATCAGATCAAGCTGTAATTCCTTGTCCGTCTTTAAAAATGGGACCAGGTTTATCAACTCGTTCTCACAGTAGTGATGAATTTATTTATACAAACGAAATTAAAGAAGCTATAGAAATTTATATTTCTATTTTAACTAAAATACTCTAA
- the argH gene encoding argininosuccinate lyase — protein sequence MATKIWQKTNHSNLEHTSIVEQFTVGNDIEFDYSLAKYDVQGSLAHCEMLHSIGLLNDNEWQLIEKELKVILTEIKANNFEIEEGIEDVHSQVEHLLIQRIGDIGKKIHSGRSRNDQVLTDLKLYFKAEILDIVSLTETLFNTLIQLSNQHKNTLLPGYTHLQIAMPSSFGLWFGAYAESLIDDLEVFLAAYNIVNKNPLGSGAGYGTSFPLNRTLTTELLNFKTLNVNSVYAQMTRGKSEKIVGMALATMAGTLSKFAFDMCLYLNQNFGFISFPDSLTTGSSIMPHKKNPDVFEIMRAKCNRIQAVPNELILVTNNLPSGYHRDVQLTKEILFPALTSLKDCLEMFDFMLAHIQIKPEIVKDEKYKYMFSVENVNQQVLDGIAFRDAYKNIGLAIENNTFEPNYAINHSHEGSIGNLGNDLIVANFEEVKSRFE from the coding sequence ATGGCAACTAAAATTTGGCAAAAAACAAATCATTCTAATTTAGAACATACTTCAATTGTAGAGCAATTTACAGTTGGAAATGATATTGAATTTGATTATTCTTTAGCAAAATATGATGTTCAAGGTTCATTAGCTCATTGTGAAATGCTACATTCTATTGGACTATTAAACGATAACGAATGGCAATTGATTGAAAAAGAGTTAAAAGTGATTCTAACTGAAATTAAAGCTAATAATTTTGAAATTGAAGAAGGAATAGAGGATGTTCATTCGCAAGTAGAACATTTATTAATTCAACGAATTGGAGATATTGGTAAAAAAATTCACAGTGGTCGTTCTAGAAATGATCAAGTTTTAACTGATTTAAAATTGTATTTCAAAGCTGAAATTTTAGATATTGTTTCACTAACAGAAACTCTTTTCAATACTTTAATTCAATTAAGCAATCAACATAAAAACACGCTTTTACCAGGTTATACTCATTTACAAATTGCTATGCCTTCTTCGTTTGGACTTTGGTTTGGAGCTTATGCGGAAAGTTTAATTGACGATTTGGAAGTCTTTTTAGCTGCTTATAATATAGTGAATAAAAACCCATTAGGTTCTGGAGCTGGTTATGGTACCTCTTTTCCGTTGAATAGAACTTTAACCACTGAATTATTAAACTTTAAAACCTTAAATGTAAATTCGGTTTATGCACAAATGACAAGAGGAAAATCGGAAAAGATTGTTGGAATGGCTTTAGCTACTATGGCTGGTACATTGAGCAAATTTGCTTTTGATATGTGTTTGTATTTAAATCAGAATTTTGGTTTCATTTCTTTTCCAGATTCGTTAACAACTGGAAGTAGCATTATGCCTCACAAAAAAAATCCAGATGTGTTTGAAATTATGAGAGCCAAATGCAATAGAATTCAGGCAGTTCCAAACGAATTGATTTTGGTTACCAATAATTTACCTTCTGGTTATCATAGAGATGTTCAGTTGACGAAGGAGATTCTGTTTCCAGCTCTAACTTCTTTAAAAGATTGTTTGGAAATGTTCGATTTTATGTTGGCACACATTCAAATAAAACCAGAAATAGTAAAAGATGAAAAGTACAAATACATGTTTAGCGTAGAAAATGTAAACCAACAAGTTTTAGATGGAATTGCGTTTAGAGATGCTTATAAAAATATTGGTTTAGCTATTGAAAACAATACGTTTGAACCTAATTATGCTATCAATCATTCACATGAAGGAAGTATTGGAAATTTAGGTAATGATTTGATTGTGGCTAATTTTGAGGAAGTGAAGAGTAGATTTGAATAA
- a CDS encoding protein phosphatase 2C domain-containing protein: MRIYSAIQIGDYHQNNCEDHLYIGEYGKNKILCAVMDGCTTALESHFASTLVGKILKKICIEKGYKEFIEQNNLQFNIEEDLKSILKDLLNELKIVKNSLMLDSKELLTTLIIMLIDKNNEQGIVLAIGDGFVNINGKITEFEQDNKPDYLGFHLSEDFETFYNSQKQKIEFNKIIDLSISTDGIFTFEKLVSNKFKEEINIIEFLTTEKTNCEKNEMLNLKLKILENEFGLKPTDDFSIIRIME, from the coding sequence ATGAGAATATATTCAGCGATACAAATTGGAGATTATCATCAAAATAATTGTGAAGATCATTTGTATATTGGAGAATATGGAAAAAATAAAATACTCTGTGCAGTAATGGATGGTTGCACAACTGCATTGGAGAGTCATTTTGCTTCAACTTTAGTTGGAAAAATTCTAAAGAAAATCTGCATTGAAAAAGGTTATAAAGAATTTATTGAACAAAATAATTTACAATTCAATATTGAAGAAGATTTAAAATCAATTCTCAAGGATTTATTAAATGAACTCAAAATTGTGAAAAATTCATTAATGCTTGACTCCAAAGAGTTATTGACAACTTTAATCATAATGTTGATTGATAAAAATAATGAGCAAGGAATAGTTTTAGCAATTGGAGATGGGTTTGTAAATATTAATGGTAAAATAACTGAATTTGAACAAGACAACAAACCCGATTATTTAGGTTTTCATTTATCTGAGGATTTTGAAACATTTTATAATTCTCAAAAGCAGAAAATCGAATTTAACAAAATAATAGATTTGAGTATTTCGACTGACGGAATATTTACATTTGAGAAATTAGTATCAAATAAATTCAAAGAGGAGATTAATATAATCGAGTTTTTAACAACCGAAAAAACGAATTGCGAAAAAAACGAAATGCTTAATCTAAAACTAAAGATATTAGAAAACGAATTTGGATTAAAGCCCACTGATGATTTTTCTATTATAAGAATAATGGAATGA
- a CDS encoding Lrp/AsnC family transcriptional regulator, with translation MRDQLDAKDQLILEILQNDSTISVKDIGEKIGLSFTPTYERIKNLERNGVIKKYVALVDRFKIGVEIVVYCNVTLKEQSKEALDEFEKIITPIPQVLDVISLSGNYDYMLKIVAEDIKSYNDFVVNVISNIPNIGQYHSSIVMNECKKETAYPLKVK, from the coding sequence ATGAGAGACCAATTAGATGCCAAAGATCAATTAATATTAGAAATTTTACAAAATGATTCTACTATTTCTGTGAAAGATATAGGAGAAAAAATAGGACTTTCATTTACACCAACATACGAGCGTATCAAAAATTTAGAACGTAACGGTGTCATAAAAAAATACGTCGCTTTGGTAGACCGATTCAAAATTGGTGTTGAAATCGTAGTATATTGCAATGTTACTTTAAAAGAACAATCAAAAGAAGCTTTAGACGAATTTGAAAAAATTATAACGCCAATTCCTCAAGTTTTAGATGTCATTAGCTTATCAGGAAATTACGATTATATGCTAAAAATTGTCGCAGAAGATATAAAATCCTATAATGACTTTGTGGTGAATGTGATTTCTAATATTCCAAACATAGGGCAATATCATAGTAGTATTGTAATGAATGAATGTAAAAAGGAAACAGCTTATCCTTTGAAGGTAAAGTAG
- the ruvX gene encoding Holliday junction resolvase RuvX, giving the protein MPRILAIDYGLKRTGIAVTDEMQIIASGLTTISSETLIPFLKEYFSKEKVEKVIIGEPKQMDGTPSESATLIEKFIVLFQKEFTTMPLEKIDERFTSKMAFQTMIDSGLKKKQRQNKGLIDEIAATILLQDYLQYKR; this is encoded by the coding sequence ATGCCTAGAATACTCGCTATAGATTATGGATTAAAGCGCACAGGAATTGCAGTTACCGATGAAATGCAAATTATAGCATCAGGATTAACCACAATTTCATCAGAAACATTGATTCCTTTTTTAAAAGAATACTTCTCAAAGGAAAAAGTAGAAAAAGTAATTATTGGAGAACCAAAACAAATGGATGGAACTCCTTCCGAAAGTGCAACCTTAATTGAGAAATTTATAGTTTTATTTCAAAAAGAATTCACAACAATGCCATTAGAAAAAATTGATGAACGATTCACCTCTAAAATGGCTTTTCAAACCATGATTGATAGTGGCTTGAAGAAAAAACAACGTCAAAACAAAGGCCTAATAGACGAAATTGCAGCTACTATTCTTTTGCAAGATTATTTACAATACAAACGATAA
- a CDS encoding malate:quinone oxidoreductase, with protein MEEPDVILIGAGIMSATLGILIKELEPNCKIEIYERLSEAASESSDAWNNAGTGHAAFCELNYTPEKEDGTIDITKALKISEAYEVSRQFWSYLVQKGILKNPEIFIHSIPHISFVWGKENVAFLKKRHEALTKKSLFKRMLFSDDKAVLEEWMPLVMHNRDKNEVHAATYMPIGTDVNFGTLTRALFEYLKDQEGVTLYFQTEVEKLKKQEDGNWKVKVRNLETHKSRKVKTPFVFIGAGGGSLRLLEKADIEEGNGFGGFPISGQWLRCMNPEIIKQHKAKVYGKASVGSPPMSVPHIDTRVIDGKQELLFGPYAGFTTKFLKNGSYLDLLKSIQTDNIVPMLSAGIHNIPLTKYLIEQVMQSQEDRMKALKNYFPNAKTEDWVLETAGKRVQVIKKDKEGKGVLEFGTEVVNDSDGSLAVLLGASPGASTSVSIMIDVISRCFTDKYNSEAWQNKMKEMIPSFGEKLNDNDELCTQIREMTSKTLKLVN; from the coding sequence ATGGAAGAACCAGATGTTATTTTAATAGGCGCTGGAATTATGAGTGCAACATTAGGAATTTTGATTAAAGAATTAGAACCTAATTGTAAAATTGAAATTTATGAACGTCTATCAGAAGCTGCCTCAGAAAGTAGCGATGCATGGAATAATGCAGGAACAGGTCATGCAGCTTTTTGTGAATTAAATTATACTCCTGAAAAGGAAGATGGTACTATTGATATTACAAAAGCACTTAAAATTTCCGAAGCTTATGAAGTTTCAAGACAATTTTGGAGTTATTTGGTTCAAAAAGGAATCTTAAAAAATCCAGAAATTTTTATACATTCTATTCCACATATTAGTTTTGTTTGGGGAAAAGAAAATGTTGCTTTCCTAAAGAAAAGACACGAAGCTTTAACTAAAAAAAGTTTATTCAAAAGGATGCTTTTTAGTGATGATAAAGCTGTTCTTGAAGAATGGATGCCTTTAGTGATGCATAATAGAGATAAAAATGAAGTACATGCAGCTACTTATATGCCAATAGGTACTGATGTTAATTTTGGAACATTAACCAGAGCTTTGTTTGAGTACTTAAAAGATCAAGAAGGTGTAACGTTATATTTTCAAACAGAAGTAGAAAAATTAAAGAAGCAAGAAGACGGAAATTGGAAAGTTAAAGTACGAAATTTAGAAACACATAAATCTAGAAAAGTAAAAACACCATTCGTTTTCATTGGAGCAGGTGGAGGTTCATTACGATTATTAGAAAAAGCAGATATAGAAGAAGGAAATGGATTTGGAGGATTTCCAATAAGCGGACAATGGCTTCGTTGTATGAATCCAGAAATAATAAAACAACATAAAGCAAAAGTATATGGAAAAGCATCTGTTGGTTCACCACCTATGTCTGTGCCACATATTGATACTCGTGTTATAGATGGAAAACAAGAATTACTTTTTGGTCCTTATGCTGGTTTTACCACAAAGTTTTTAAAAAACGGTTCTTATTTAGATTTGTTGAAATCCATTCAAACAGACAATATTGTGCCAATGCTTTCGGCTGGAATTCACAATATTCCTTTAACAAAGTACCTAATTGAACAAGTGATGCAATCTCAAGAAGATAGAATGAAAGCCTTAAAAAACTATTTTCCTAATGCAAAAACAGAAGATTGGGTTTTAGAAACTGCCGGAAAACGGGTACAAGTGATTAAAAAAGATAAAGAAGGTAAAGGTGTTTTAGAATTTGGAACAGAAGTAGTGAATGATTCAGATGGTTCATTAGCTGTTCTATTAGGAGCATCACCAGGAGCATCGACTTCAGTCTCAATTATGATTGATGTAATTAGTAGATGTTTTACAGACAAATACAATTCAGAAGCTTGGCAAAATAAAATGAAAGAAATGATTCCTTCATTTGGGGAAAAACTAAATGATAACGATGAATTGTGTACACAAATAAGAGAAATGACTAGTAAGACGTTGAAACTAGTAAACTAA
- a CDS encoding PAS domain-containing protein — MDLDNQAKNTPIIIDKEVSWDKTQVIMSKTNPRGIIEYANEVFVDVCGYEDYELMGQPHNIIRHPDMPKVIFKVLWEKLKGGENFHAIVKNLAKSGRYYWVITDFEIAKDDKGVIANYFARRRAVPQEVITNHIEPLYKKLWQIEAASGVEYSEKYLNGFLEEKNKTYVQYIMELIYEQEKLNSKNTKEEEEKGFFSRFFGR; from the coding sequence ATGGATTTAGACAATCAAGCAAAAAACACCCCAATAATAATTGATAAAGAGGTTTCGTGGGATAAGACTCAAGTGATTATGAGTAAAACAAATCCTCGAGGCATTATTGAGTATGCAAATGAAGTTTTTGTAGACGTATGTGGATATGAAGATTATGAATTAATGGGACAACCTCATAACATTATTAGACATCCAGATATGCCCAAAGTTATTTTTAAAGTCTTATGGGAGAAATTAAAAGGAGGTGAAAATTTCCATGCAATTGTAAAAAACTTAGCCAAATCAGGGAGATATTATTGGGTAATTACAGATTTTGAAATAGCAAAAGATGATAAAGGAGTAATAGCTAATTATTTCGCTAGAAGAAGAGCCGTTCCACAAGAAGTTATAACAAATCATATAGAACCATTATATAAAAAATTATGGCAAATTGAAGCGGCAAGTGGAGTAGAATATAGTGAGAAATATTTAAATGGTTTCTTAGAAGAAAAAAATAAAACCTATGTGCAATATATTATGGAATTAATCTATGAACAAGAAAAATTAAATAGTAAAAACACAAAGGAAGAAGAAGAAAAGGGATTTTTTAGTAGATTTTTTGGAAGATAA
- a CDS encoding 2,3,4,5-tetrahydropyridine-2,6-dicarboxylate N-succinyltransferase, which translates to MTHLQSTIEQAWDNRSLLQEETTQNAIREVIELIDNGSLRVAEPIAEGWQVNEWVKKAVVLYFPIQKMETLEAGIFEYHDKMPLKRGYAEKGIRVVPNAVARHGAYISKGVILMPSYVNIGAYVDEGTMVDTWATVGSCAQIGKNVHLSGGVGIGGVLEPLQAAPVIIEDGAFIGSRCIVVEGVRVEKEAVLGANVVLTGSTKIIDVTGEEPKEYKGVVPARSVVIPGTYTKKFPAGEYQVPCALIIGQRKPSTDLKTSLNDALREYNVAV; encoded by the coding sequence ATGACACACTTACAATCTACAATAGAACAAGCTTGGGATAATCGTTCCCTTTTACAAGAAGAAACAACTCAAAATGCCATAAGAGAAGTTATTGAATTAATAGATAATGGATCGCTTAGAGTGGCTGAACCAATTGCTGAAGGATGGCAAGTAAACGAATGGGTAAAAAAAGCTGTTGTTCTTTATTTTCCTATTCAGAAAATGGAAACACTTGAAGCGGGTATTTTTGAATATCATGATAAGATGCCTTTAAAAAGAGGATATGCCGAAAAAGGAATACGTGTAGTGCCTAACGCAGTAGCTCGCCATGGTGCTTATATTTCTAAAGGGGTTATTTTAATGCCAAGTTATGTAAATATTGGTGCTTATGTTGATGAAGGAACAATGGTTGACACATGGGCTACAGTAGGAAGTTGTGCACAAATTGGTAAAAATGTGCACTTATCAGGTGGTGTTGGAATTGGTGGTGTTTTAGAACCATTACAAGCTGCTCCAGTAATTATCGAAGATGGTGCTTTTATCGGATCTCGTTGTATTGTTGTGGAAGGAGTTCGTGTTGAAAAAGAAGCTGTTTTAGGAGCAAATGTAGTATTAACAGGTTCTACAAAAATTATTGATGTTACAGGTGAAGAACCTAAAGAATATAAAGGAGTTGTTCCTGCAAGATCAGTAGTAATTCCTGGTACATATACTAAAAAATTTCCAGCAGGAGAATATCAAGTTCCTTGTGCTTTAATTATTGGACAAAGAAAACCTTCAACTGATTTAAAAACATCACTTAATGATGCTTTACGTGAATATAACGTAGCTGTTTAA
- a CDS encoding LTA synthase family protein: MQNYFQSVKLFFKRFTLVLFLYQVCRILFYLFNSSNFNAITFKSIIGGLHFDLSAIAYINLLFALFHFIPGNFKYKPSYQKVLKVTFYTVNLIFLLTNFVDFEYYKFTGRRSTFGMITASGMENEIKTLIFSFLSEFWYLPIIAILLSFLFWKSIPTLKIISIQNNTKIQILKQFGFFLLFMGVIFLFGRGGFQKKPLRIVDSVSYGSINQSAFVLNTPFSILKTIGKKETLEAPNFYSEKELNTIFNPVLEINPKGEPTKKNVAIIILESFGRENIQRGQTPFLDSLLTKSLFFENGFANGKLSIDAVPSTLSSIPSLMNHSLITSSYAINNVYGLPKILKDNGYNTSFFHGAFNGSQNFDQYCNVAGFDNYFGKDEYVGPESFDGTWGVFDEDFFQFYCSKMNEFKEPFFTTIFSISSHNPYTIPEKYKGKFPKGTTKIQESIAYTDYALKLFFESAKKQDWYKNTIFVLTADHTSSEATEKKFETNVGKFRVPIAFFNPGDKNFGGISYRNMQQIDIMPSILDLLNIKTKMITFGKPYKSEKDFVVYYLDNIYHYIDGDYYMAFDGKKAIGLYHFKKDELLKTNLLNSNKEIRTKMERFIKAYIQSFNTRLIDNKLVL; encoded by the coding sequence ATGCAAAATTATTTTCAAAGTGTAAAACTGTTTTTTAAACGTTTTACACTTGTTTTATTCTTATACCAAGTTTGTCGTATTTTATTTTACTTATTTAATAGTAGTAATTTTAATGCTATTACTTTTAAAAGTATTATTGGTGGTTTACATTTTGATTTATCTGCAATAGCATATATCAACCTTCTTTTTGCTTTATTTCATTTTATTCCAGGTAATTTTAAATATAAACCTAGTTACCAAAAAGTATTAAAAGTAACTTTCTATACTGTTAACCTTATTTTTCTACTTACTAATTTTGTGGATTTTGAATATTATAAATTCACAGGAAGAAGAAGTACATTTGGTATGATAACAGCAAGTGGAATGGAAAATGAAATTAAAACTTTAATATTTTCTTTTCTTTCTGAATTTTGGTATTTACCAATTATTGCGATACTGCTTTCTTTTCTATTTTGGAAATCAATTCCTACATTAAAAATTATTTCAATTCAAAATAATACTAAAATTCAAATCTTAAAACAATTTGGGTTTTTCTTGCTTTTTATGGGAGTTATTTTTTTATTTGGAAGAGGTGGTTTTCAAAAAAAACCATTACGAATTGTAGATTCGGTAAGTTATGGTTCTATAAACCAATCTGCGTTTGTATTGAATACTCCTTTTTCTATTTTAAAGACAATTGGTAAGAAAGAAACATTAGAGGCTCCTAATTTTTATTCGGAAAAAGAATTAAATACTATTTTCAATCCAGTATTAGAAATTAATCCAAAAGGAGAACCTACAAAAAAAAATGTAGCAATTATAATTTTAGAAAGTTTTGGTAGAGAGAATATCCAACGCGGACAAACTCCTTTTTTAGATTCTCTACTAACTAAATCTTTGTTTTTCGAAAATGGTTTTGCAAATGGCAAACTTTCTATAGACGCTGTTCCTTCTACACTTTCAAGTATTCCAAGTTTAATGAATCATTCATTAATCACTTCCAGTTATGCTATAAACAATGTTTATGGATTGCCAAAAATATTAAAAGACAATGGTTACAATACTTCATTTTTTCATGGTGCTTTTAATGGTAGTCAGAATTTTGATCAATATTGTAATGTTGCAGGTTTTGACAACTATTTCGGTAAAGATGAATATGTGGGTCCAGAATCTTTTGATGGAACATGGGGTGTTTTTGATGAAGACTTTTTTCAATTCTATTGCAGTAAAATGAATGAATTTAAAGAGCCTTTTTTTACTACAATTTTTAGTATTTCATCTCATAATCCTTATACTATTCCTGAAAAATATAAAGGAAAATTTCCAAAAGGAACGACAAAAATTCAAGAGAGTATTGCTTATACTGATTATGCATTAAAACTATTCTTTGAAAGTGCTAAAAAACAAGATTGGTATAAAAATACTATATTTGTTTTAACAGCCGATCATACTTCATCAGAAGCAACAGAGAAAAAATTTGAGACAAATGTTGGAAAATTTAGAGTCCCAATTGCTTTTTTTAACCCTGGTGATAAAAATTTTGGAGGAATCAGTTATCGTAATATGCAACAAATTGATATTATGCCATCAATTCTCGATTTGTTAAACATTAAAACAAAAATGATTACTTTTGGAAAACCATATAAATCTGAGAAAGATTTTGTTGTTTATTATTTAGATAATATTTATCATTATATTGATGGTGATTATTATATGGCTTTTGATGGTAAAAAAGCAATAGGTTTATATCATTTTAAGAAAGATGAATTATTGAAAACAAACCTATTAAACTCGAATAAAGAGATTAGAACTAAAATGGAACGTTTTATTAAGGCATACATTCAATCTTTTAATACTCGATTAATAGATAATAAATTAGTTTTATAG
- a CDS encoding glycosyltransferase family 9 protein has protein sequence MKVLVIQHKMIGDVLVSSIICENLKKAYPNAQIDYLVNNNTVDILKNNPSISNLVIFNPKEQKGIWNLLQFAFKIRKEKYDLVIDAYSKLQSWIICLICGGKQKISYLKKGREFIYTDTVPFAAFPETYLGLAIERRLSLLNPLHLAIEKITEPKLYLSSEEIEKANEAFKYHSIDSSRKTIMISLLGSENIKTYPLNYMTQVVDYIGIHYNVNILFNYFPKQLEQAKEVFENCSDKTKSKIYFELFGDSLRDYMGLMNNCELIIGNDGGAINMAKALGKSSFIIFSPWIEKKIWATFEDGIKHTSVHLNDFKPELFEGKTEKELKSLSLEYYTKFEPALFLENIKSFLDSKV, from the coding sequence ATGAAAGTTTTAGTTATTCAGCATAAAATGATTGGAGATGTTTTAGTAAGTAGCATTATTTGTGAAAACTTGAAAAAAGCATATCCTAACGCACAAATTGATTATTTAGTCAATAATAATACTGTTGATATACTAAAGAATAATCCTTCTATCAGTAATTTAGTCATTTTTAACCCTAAAGAACAAAAAGGGATATGGAATTTATTACAATTTGCTTTTAAAATAAGAAAAGAAAAATACGATTTGGTAATAGATGCTTATTCAAAATTACAAAGTTGGATTATTTGTCTTATATGTGGTGGCAAACAAAAAATATCATACCTAAAAAAAGGAAGAGAATTTATTTATACAGATACTGTTCCTTTTGCAGCATTTCCAGAGACTTACTTAGGTTTAGCCATAGAAAGACGGTTATCTTTACTTAATCCTTTACATTTAGCTATAGAGAAGATAACTGAACCCAAATTATATTTGTCATCAGAAGAAATTGAAAAAGCAAACGAAGCTTTTAAATATCATTCTATTGATTCTTCTAGAAAGACAATCATGATTAGTTTACTAGGAAGTGAAAATATAAAAACATATCCTCTAAATTACATGACTCAGGTTGTGGATTATATCGGAATTCATTATAATGTAAATATTCTCTTTAATTATTTTCCAAAACAACTAGAGCAAGCAAAAGAAGTGTTTGAAAATTGTTCTGATAAAACAAAGTCGAAAATATATTTTGAATTATTTGGAGATAGTTTGAGAGATTATATGGGACTTATGAATAATTGTGAATTAATAATTGGTAATGATGGCGGTGCTATTAATATGGCAAAAGCTTTAGGGAAATCGTCATTTATTATTTTTTCACCATGGATTGAAAAGAAAATTTGGGCTACATTTGAAGATGGAATAAAACATACTTCTGTTCATTTAAATGACTTTAAACCTGAATTATTTGAAGGTAAAACAGAAAAAGAGTTAAAAAGCCTTTCTTTAGAATATTATACTAAGTTTGAACCTGCTTTATTTTTAGAAAATATTAAAAGCTTCTTAGATTCTAAAGTTTAA